The following are encoded together in the Sinorhizobium terangae genome:
- a CDS encoding GNAT family N-acetyltransferase: protein MEIRRASHLDQNAIWRIIGPVIRAGETYALDRNLSRDEALGYWLGKDRETFVAEENGAVVGTYYIRANQAGGGSHVCNCGYMTDPAAVGRGVAREMHAHSLNRARERGFRAMQFNFVISTNERAVRLWRSLGFEEVGRLPGAFLHPAMGYVDALIMYRTL from the coding sequence ATGGAAATCCGACGAGCGTCCCATCTGGATCAAAATGCCATTTGGCGGATCATTGGCCCCGTCATAAGGGCGGGAGAGACGTATGCACTAGATCGCAATTTGAGCAGGGATGAAGCTCTCGGCTACTGGCTCGGTAAGGATCGCGAGACATTTGTAGCCGAAGAGAATGGAGCGGTCGTTGGTACTTATTATATCAGGGCAAATCAGGCTGGTGGCGGAAGCCATGTTTGCAATTGTGGGTACATGACTGATCCGGCTGCGGTCGGGCGTGGTGTGGCAAGAGAGATGCATGCGCATTCGCTCAACCGCGCAAGAGAACGGGGTTTCCGAGCCATGCAGTTCAATTTTGTGATCAGTACAAATGAGCGCGCTGTGCGTTTATGGAGATCGCTGGGATTTGAGGAAGTGGGACGCCTTCCTGGTGCATTCCTGCATCCCGCAATGGGCTATGTCGATGCGTTGATCATGTACCGAACGCTCTGA
- a CDS encoding class I SAM-dependent methyltransferase, protein MTQVSEAEVAARWNDNADQWAHDVRHGYDSYRDLFTLPAFLAFLPSISGLDVIDFGCGEGSNTRRFAAMGARMTGIDLSEQMIRHAREIEERQPLGIHYRIKSYSQNTGFEDASFDAVVSTIALMDGPDFPAAMREAFRLLRPGGFIAFSILHPCFITPGLRWQKDIDGRATGLVVSRYFDQTNFVERWRFGDRPSDEDVALFEVPRFPRTISEYLNGVADVGFRIVEVREPQPTAEACELAPRFIRWRDLAAFLLMVRAERVA, encoded by the coding sequence GTGACCCAGGTATCAGAGGCCGAAGTTGCGGCCCGATGGAACGACAATGCCGATCAATGGGCGCATGATGTTCGACACGGTTACGACTCCTATCGAGACCTGTTCACGCTCCCGGCATTCCTGGCCTTCCTTCCCTCAATCAGCGGCTTGGACGTGATCGACTTCGGCTGCGGCGAAGGATCCAATACGAGACGGTTCGCCGCAATGGGTGCCCGGATGACCGGCATCGATCTTTCGGAGCAGATGATCCGGCATGCTCGCGAAATTGAAGAGCGGCAGCCGCTCGGCATCCACTACAGGATTAAATCCTATAGCCAGAACACCGGTTTCGAGGATGCCTCCTTCGATGCAGTCGTCTCAACCATAGCTTTGATGGATGGACCAGATTTCCCAGCCGCCATGCGGGAGGCATTCAGGTTGCTGCGGCCCGGCGGGTTTATCGCATTCAGCATCCTGCACCCCTGTTTCATCACTCCTGGATTGCGATGGCAGAAGGACATCGACGGGCGAGCGACGGGTCTGGTGGTGTCGCGCTATTTCGATCAAACCAATTTCGTCGAGAGATGGCGGTTTGGTGATCGGCCGAGTGACGAGGACGTCGCCTTGTTTGAGGTGCCCCGCTTTCCCCGAACCATCAGCGAATATTTAAATGGCGTCGCTGACGTCGGGTTTCGTATCGTCGAAGTCCGCGAGCCGCAGCCGACGGCGGAGGCATGCGAACTCGCACCTCGTTTCATCAGATGGCGCGATCTCGCCGCTTTCCTACTCATGGTCCGTGCCGAGCGCGTTGCCTGA
- a CDS encoding DUF736 domain-containing protein — MATTIATLTQKTDGTLEGVFATIRVNAPIAIVPNANKTSDEAPDYRVIHRKTGFEIGAAWNRIARQTGEEYLSVKLEAPEIGVIFGNLASAPGGDPNRKVILWNKPN, encoded by the coding sequence ATGGCCACCACAATCGCAACCCTGACCCAGAAGACCGACGGCACCCTCGAAGGCGTCTTCGCCACCATCCGGGTCAACGCCCCGATCGCCATCGTCCCGAACGCCAACAAGACGAGCGACGAGGCCCCCGATTACCGCGTCATCCACCGCAAGACCGGCTTCGAGATCGGCGCGGCCTGGAACCGTATCGCCCGCCAGACCGGCGAAGAATATCTCTCTGTCAAGCTGGAGGCCCCGGAGATCGGGGTGATCTTCGGCAATCTCGCTTCCGCTCCCGGCGGCGATCCGAACCGCAAGGTAATCCTCTGGAACAAGCCCAACTGA
- a CDS encoding antitoxin yields the protein MPHLARVFQSGNSQAVRLPKEFRFNVDRVEITPEGDALILRPHVEEAEPWSSLKAALVRGMSEDFMESGREQPEQQDRPDIDAVFR from the coding sequence ATGCCCCATCTTGCACGGGTATTCCAGTCCGGAAATTCGCAGGCTGTTCGCCTGCCGAAAGAATTCCGCTTCAACGTCGACCGCGTGGAGATCACGCCGGAGGGCGATGCCCTCATTCTGCGCCCGCATGTCGAGGAGGCCGAGCCGTGGTCGTCGCTGAAGGCAGCGCTGGTCCGTGGCATGAGTGAAGACTTTATGGAGAGCGGGCGCGAGCAGCCGGAACAGCAGGATCGGCCAGACATTGACGCGGTGTTTCGGTGA
- a CDS encoding type II toxin-antitoxin system VapC family toxin has translation MISHLLDTNAVIALIGRKSDTLVSRVLDSPQGSIGLPSVVAYELYFGAQRSAKVQHNLETLRLLMADFPILDFDQNDAFVAGAIRAALAAKGTPIGPYDVLIAGQAKARGLTLVTNNGGEFNRVENLRVEDWSL, from the coding sequence GTGATCTCGCATCTTCTCGACACCAATGCCGTCATTGCCTTGATCGGCCGCAAATCGGATACATTGGTCAGCCGTGTACTCGATAGCCCTCAGGGCAGTATCGGCCTGCCGTCGGTCGTCGCGTATGAACTCTATTTTGGAGCGCAGAGAAGCGCAAAGGTCCAACACAACCTCGAAACCTTGCGTTTATTGATGGCGGATTTTCCGATCCTCGACTTTGACCAGAACGATGCCTTTGTCGCGGGCGCGATCCGAGCCGCCCTTGCGGCGAAGGGGACGCCCATCGGCCCCTATGATGTGCTGATCGCGGGACAGGCGAAAGCCCGCGGACTGACACTCGTCACCAACAATGGCGGCGAGTTCAACAGGGTTGAGAATCTACGTGTGGAGGACTGGTCGCTTTGA
- a CDS encoding DUF2493 domain-containing protein, whose translation MDLSLPLDDGYHLHHASSPTGRFIYEMQLYGHRPFQDEPDPRPLPEEPVVQSALTTIFDALFGMLSDTRLEPDLEGLLWSMVNLFHRAGERIQRELQRNEDGQRAGQSEQDGSEVKSVELERLVAEGITLLERRNAFEFMRDYAADLFEAETGSAWRPRTGSKVNHAHMTAAMIDSRDFLSARRRAETEVLIPAGTKIAFGGGIDYNDHQAIWDALDRARTKFPDMVLLHGGSPKGAERIAACWAETRKVTQIAFKPNWTKHVKAAPFRRNDDMLLVMPSGVIIFPGSGITGNLADKARRFGIPVWRFGGNGA comes from the coding sequence ATGGACCTTTCGCTTCCTCTTGACGACGGCTACCACCTCCACCACGCGTCTTCGCCGACCGGCCGTTTCATCTACGAGATGCAGCTTTACGGCCATCGCCCCTTCCAGGATGAGCCGGACCCGCGGCCGCTGCCCGAAGAGCCGGTCGTCCAGTCGGCGCTCACCACGATCTTCGATGCCCTGTTCGGGATGCTCAGCGACACGCGGTTGGAGCCTGATCTCGAAGGCTTGCTCTGGTCGATGGTCAATCTCTTCCATCGCGCCGGCGAGCGCATCCAGCGGGAGCTTCAGCGCAACGAGGACGGGCAACGCGCCGGACAAAGCGAACAGGACGGCTCGGAAGTGAAGAGCGTCGAGCTGGAACGCCTTGTCGCCGAAGGCATCACGCTTCTGGAGCGCCGCAACGCCTTCGAGTTCATGCGCGATTATGCGGCTGACCTGTTCGAGGCTGAGACCGGTTCGGCATGGCGGCCGCGCACCGGCTCGAAGGTCAACCACGCCCACATGACCGCGGCGATGATCGACAGCCGCGATTTCCTGTCCGCCCGCCGGCGCGCCGAGACCGAGGTGTTGATCCCCGCCGGCACCAAGATCGCCTTCGGCGGCGGCATCGACTACAACGACCATCAGGCGATCTGGGACGCGCTTGATCGCGCCCGGACGAAGTTCCCGGACATGGTGCTGCTGCACGGCGGCTCGCCGAAGGGCGCGGAGCGCATCGCCGCCTGCTGGGCCGAGACCCGCAAGGTGACGCAGATCGCCTTCAAGCCGAACTGGACGAAGCACGTGAAGGCCGCCCCCTTCCGCCGCAATGACGACATGCTTCTGGTCATGCCGAGCGGAGTCATCATCTTCCCGGGCTCCGGCATTACCGGGAATCTCGCCGACAAGGCCCGCCGCTTCGGCATTCCGGTCTGGCGCTTCGGAGGGAATGGCGCGTGA
- a CDS encoding DUF7146 domain-containing protein has protein sequence MLSASELADRLARDAEAACRHYLSAGRRVGNYWIVGNVANDEGRSLYVQLAGPRAGKWVDAATGQYGDLLDLVREACGLIDFRDVAAEVRHFLSLPQSQPGSPRKGDARDLPSVDRPAWQRARRLFRMTEPLAGTLAERYLRERGIPRASAQPALRFHPSCYYRDLASGRTMSIPALIAAVTDPSGAITGVHRTWLDPNGDGKAKVDDPRRALGRLLGNGVRFCFPISGRVSVMAAGEGLESMLSLSQVMPGMPMVSALTANHLAAFRLPEGCQRLYIAADADAAGRHGLEALSRRAQAARILPLVLAPELGDFNEDLRQLGPERLIAHLRAELAPEDALAFLPA, from the coding sequence ATGTTGTCCGCTTCGGAACTGGCGGATCGTCTCGCGCGCGATGCCGAGGCGGCCTGCCGCCACTATCTCTCAGCCGGCCGTCGGGTCGGCAACTACTGGATCGTCGGAAACGTCGCCAACGACGAGGGCCGCTCGCTCTACGTTCAACTTGCCGGCCCGCGCGCCGGAAAATGGGTCGATGCGGCGACCGGCCAATACGGGGACCTGCTCGACCTCGTGCGGGAGGCCTGCGGGCTCATCGACTTCCGCGACGTTGCCGCCGAAGTGCGGCACTTCTTGAGTCTGCCCCAATCCCAACCGGGTTCGCCCCGAAAGGGTGACGCCCGGGACCTTCCTTCGGTGGACAGACCAGCCTGGCAACGCGCCCGTCGCCTGTTCCGGATGACGGAGCCACTGGCGGGGACGCTCGCCGAGCGCTACCTGCGTGAGCGCGGCATCCCGCGGGCATCCGCACAGCCGGCGCTGCGGTTCCATCCATCCTGCTACTACCGGGATCTGGCGAGCGGTCGGACGATGAGCATTCCGGCCCTGATCGCCGCGGTGACCGATCCCTCCGGCGCGATCACCGGAGTGCACCGAACCTGGCTTGACCCGAACGGCGACGGCAAGGCCAAGGTGGACGATCCCCGCCGTGCGCTCGGCCGCCTCCTCGGCAATGGCGTGCGTTTCTGTTTTCCGATCAGCGGACGCGTTTCGGTGATGGCGGCCGGCGAGGGCCTCGAAAGCATGCTGTCGCTCTCCCAGGTGATGCCGGGCATGCCAATGGTTTCGGCGCTGACTGCAAATCACCTCGCCGCGTTCCGGCTCCCCGAGGGTTGCCAGCGCCTCTATATTGCCGCCGACGCCGATGCGGCCGGCCGCCATGGTCTCGAGGCATTGAGCCGCCGGGCGCAGGCGGCGAGAATCCTGCCGCTCGTGCTCGCTCCGGAACTCGGCGATTTCAACGAGGATCTGCGGCAGCTGGGGCCGGAACGGCTCATAGCCCATTTGCGGGCGGAGCTCGCGCCGGAAGACGCGCTGGCTTTTCTGCCCGCTTGA